A genome region from Brassica oleracea var. oleracea cultivar TO1000 chromosome C2, BOL, whole genome shotgun sequence includes the following:
- the LOC106326586 gene encoding plasma membrane-associated cation-binding protein 2-like: MGYWKSRVFPTIKKLFEKSPTKKSVAKVCLFLPAVEKSREVEIVEEVVKTDEPFKEEGTPSSEKEIEIVEEKKEEVNPTFVPVPAAAEEKKPAVEEEKKAAIVEDKKLVVEEEKKPAVEEKKPMEEVKKEFVASVQVA, translated from the exons ATGGGTTACTGGAAATCAAGGGTTTTTCCAACAATAAAGAAATTGTTTGAGAAAAGCCCAACAAAGAAATCTGTTGCG AAAGTATGTTTGTTTCTCCCGGCGGTGGAAAAGTCACGAGAGGTAGAAATTGTGGAGGAAGTCGTGAAAACTGATGAACCTTTCAAAGAAGAGGGAACTCCAAGTAGTGAAAAAGAGATAGAAATAGTTGAAGAGAAGAAAGAAGAGGTTAATCCGACATTTGTTCCTGTCCCCGCTGCTGCCGAGGAGAAGAAGCCAGCCGTGGAAGAGGAGAAGAAGGCG GCGATTGTGGAAGATAAGAAGCTAGTCGTGGAAGAGGAGAAGAAGCCAGCTGTGGAAGAGAAGAAGCCAATGGAGGAGGTCAAAAAAGAATTTGTTGCCTCAGTGCAAGTAGCTTAA
- the LOC106324171 gene encoding uncharacterized protein LOC106324171 → MPRKFSFPNIKAYDGTSDPDDHVAQYRQRMLAIALPKESREATMCKGFGSTLTGPPLQWYINLPSRFIASYDILSDKLVEKFASSRGLEKTSDSLYEILQHRAEPLRSYIARFNQEKASIPECSIPTAISAFKKGLLLDGDLYRELTKDQCKKMEDVLSRAWAHVKWEEDVASRAKVQLKQDPKTVRPDRNERDEKPSPRPAKDSGNRNRGRYHNRPIEKAEGMAIGQQVKWPQKMKAPYPFRNPGLWCDFHCDNGHKTEDCIALKIEVNELLKKGHLSEFLSEKAKSNLSKETTGKPLKLLLFRHLDRTE, encoded by the exons ATGCCCAGGAAGTTCTCCTTTCCCAACATAAAGGCGTATGACGGCACCAGCGATCCAGACGATCATGTCGCCCAATACAGACAAAGGATGCTTGCCATAGCACTCCCAAAGGAGTCGCGTGAAGCTACCATGTGCAAAGGATTCGGCTCAACCCTGACCGGACCCCCTCTGCAATGGTACATAAACCTACCCTCCAGGTTCATAGCCTCCTACGATATCCTCAGCGACAAGTTGGTGGAAAAATTCGCCAGCAGCAGAGGCCTGGAGAAAACCTCTGATAGTCTATACGAAATCCTCCAGCATAGGGCGGAACCCCTACGAAGCTACATAGCCCGTTTCAATCAAGAAAAGGCGTCCATTCCTGAATGTAGCATCCCCACTGCCATCTCTGCCTTCAAGAAAGGCTTACTCCTCGACGGAGACCTCTATAGGGAGTTGACCAAGGACCAGTGCAAGAAAATGGAAGACGTCCTGTCCCGAGCCTGGGCACATGTAAAATGGGAAGAAGATGTCGCCAGTCGCGCTAAGGTGCAGCTAAAGCAAGACCCCAAGACGGTCAGACCGGACCGAAACGAGCGAGATGAGAAACCCTCTCCGAGACCAGCCAAGGATTCCGGGAACAGAAACCGGGGCAGATACCATAACAGACCAATCGAGAAGGCAGAAGGGATGGCA ATAGGCCAACAGGTCAAGTGGCCTCAGAAGATGAAAGCACCCTATCCGTTCCGGAACCCTGGTCTCTGGTGCGACTTCCACTGTGACAACGGTCACAAAACGGAGGACTGCATCGCCCTGAAGATCGAGGTCAACGAATTGCTTAAGAAAGGACACCTCAGCGAGTTCCTTTCCGAAAAGGCCAAGAGCAATCTAAGCAAGGAGACAACGGGAAAGCCACTGAAGCTGCTCCTGTTTCGCCACCTCGACAGGACCGAATGA